A genomic window from Lineus longissimus chromosome 17, tnLinLong1.2, whole genome shotgun sequence includes:
- the LOC135500973 gene encoding putative nuclease HARBI1, with protein MAALMLAVQEEVARRRAFRRERVFRDRLHPLDAYNDLELYRRYRLDRETLLELIDAVGDELDPITLRNHALPRELKVLAALRFYGTGSFQILTGDSVQISQPTMCRVISQVTRALLALVPKVIKFPALDEIPNIVEEFHNIANFPSVLGLVDGTHVWILGPSQHEWRYINRKGYHSINTQVVMDAQYRFINVVAKWPGSTHDSVNLRESGLSEIMSRRDGEEILLGDSGYPVRPWLMTPFLNPETAAQRRYNKSHKKTRCLVERGIGQWKRWFNCLHGQLRYSPQKSCEIIAVCAALQNIAVNRGLPDFEDLPIEHQQPRQPQPDDDHENVAVLPDRPNGAAARNDIVNNHFQ; from the coding sequence ATGGCCGCTTTAATGCTTGCTGTGCAAGAGGAAGTTGCACGACGTAGAGCCTTTAGAAGAGAACGAGTATTCCGAGACCGGTTGCATCCCCTCGACGCGTACAATGATCTTGAACTCTACCGAAGGTATAGACTAGACCGAGAAACACTTTTGGAACTAATCGATGCTGTGGGAGATGAACTCGATCCAATAACACTTCGTAACCATGCACTTCCGAGGGAGCTCAAAGTCCTAGCTGCCCTGCGCTTTTATGGTACGGGATCCTTTCAGATACTCACCGGTGACTCGGTACAAATTTCTCAACCGACGATGTGCAGGGTAATTTCCCAAGTTACCCGTGCCCTTCTGGCACTAGTTCCCAAGGTCATCAAGTTTCCTGCGCTGGATGAAATTCCTAATATTGTTGAGGAATTTCACAACATAGCCAATTTTCCCAGTGTGTTGGGACTTGTGGATGGAACTCACGTGTGGATTTTGGGTCCATCGCAGCATGAATGGCGttatatcaatcggaaagggTACCATTCGATAAACACCCAGGTTGTGATGGACGCACAATATCGATTTATAAATGTCGTTGCTAAGTGGCCGGGTAGTACGCATGATTCGGTCAATTTGAGAGAGAGTGGACTTTCAGAGATCATGTCGCGTCGGGATGGTGAAGAAATATTACTTGGGGATAGTGGATACCCTGTTCGACCATGGTTGATGACTCCGTTTCTTAACCCCGAGACAGCAGCACAACGTCGCTACAACAAGTCCCACAAGAAAACGAGGTGCCTTGTTGAGAGGGGAATTGGTCAATGGAAACGATGGTTCAACTGCCTGCATGGTCAACTCAGATACAGCCCACAGAAATCATGCGAGATAATTGCGGTGTGTGCAGCCCTTCAGAACATTGCAGTTAACAGAGGACTGCCAGACTTCGAGGATCTGCCTATTGAGCATCAGCAGCCACGGCAACCACAACCTGATGATGACCACGAAAATGTTGCTGTACTTCCAGATAGACCAAATGGAGCTGCCGCCAGGAACGACATTGTGAACAATCACTTCCAGTAa